TCTTCAGTTAGATTATGAATTTATTCCACTTTGTAGCTTTTATAATCAAACTTCCCTACATTCTTTTGAACCTTAGCAAGCTGACTCTGTTTTTAGGTCAAGAATGAACTGTCAAACTTTATGTAAAGAAGCCATAGAGTCGCTTAGAGTCATGTAATGTATGAGCATCCACAGTTTATGATACTGTATATGAAGGGCATGAAATATGGTCAACAGTTCCTGAGCAAGTGCTTAATTGTCCACCGTTTGGGATGTGGTGACTTCTAGCAGTCAGGTTGCAGATAGCAACCTACTGAACATCACTCATCTCACCATCTGCTATGGTCCTCCCATAGACATGTGAAAAGCTCTCTCTTGAGTCACAGTTAGGTTTGTCATTTCTGGGCTACAGTTGGAACACGATAGGTAAAATTGCAGAGGAACTGCTCCATCTGTAGATATAAAGAGCTCATTCTAATGTAATGAAATAAGGTTTCTTATTTTCAAGCaattaaactaaaacaaaaaacaaaatgacaactATCAAAGCTATAGTCTGTAATTATGTTTTGGTTATATTCGCTAAAATTGTCATCATGACCTGAgagtagaataagatacaggtcagctgtgtaaaaatcccAAAAAatcactgtctgtggctccacccagtggctgtaatttgatttgcacgAGTCTACCGCTCCCAGCTAAATACAACCAATGAGAGCCAAggagagtgtctgagaagtgtaAATCACTCTTGTGCATACTGttggcagcccccctccctcatgAGCATACTCGGCAGTGCCCTTCCCCTGTACAGGTGCAGTGcctgctctcacctggtcagatactctcatgcccaaactgtaaacaatggctgAGAACAGATGACAACAATAACAGCGCCGAAAAATGCCCCACCGTTGCCCACGTcgaagagaagaaataagaagactgcAGAAAAGcagtgcaaaaacaaagaattggaccgagccagagagaaaactaggATAACTATGGAAGCAtgatttcagaggtggaggagctgcgggatttgtaaggactcaagagcaaCACAGagttagctgcttttctgctggacaagtaaggacccctgcttgatacatgtttcattctatgttttagCCACAAGGCTGTGGTGGcggtggttacagtaatactcacaaTAGCATGTATGTTGCAGTACGATGTTGCGgtcgagctacgtagcttgttgctaaatctagcttgttagcttgtatgctaaatcgagcttgttagcttgtatgccAACTGcagtgtttagctttgtgtttatggctactggttagcaaaagtgtctttccaGTGACTGGGCAGTtaacgttagtttgtgttcagactgaagtggttgaattggtttagtTTTATAGTGTAACTCATGCTTCAGAGACAAAATGTTGCACTGGGTAATGTTTAGCTGGTGACTTTGTCAACAGTGAAGTGAGGAATAGTGAGTTGTTACTTGGGATAtatacagtgatctgcatgaggcactcgtcattataatttagttgtattggtcagaGGTTGAATAATCAGGTCTTATGTCGTtggcgtcctctgttaccgtggttacaagcTTGCTCGAGCACAGGCAGGTTTGAAGGCAGGGcggcagcacagcagagaggagaaggagggacctggTAGCTGTATCATTCAGATATTCAGtctaagtccacttttttctcaaaactccagactgcagcttaaaatgacatttctgtcaATACTGATgcctaaatcctgcacactggacctttaattaAGCCTAGAGTTGTGATTGTTTTCCATTCTTGACTGAGTCAGTCATAATATACAGGACTATAATTCACTGTATTTACCATTATTACAAGTTTATCAATATTGTCTCTGAGAGCAATATAAGTTTCatgaataacaaaacaccatCATTTATATGTAGGCCTAAtgtatgttgtgtttctgtattgATCATGAGGCTCATTACAAACCCACAACATCTGCCTAACTTGTTCACTCCGCCTTATTTTGAAGCCcactgcatttttctttttttggcaaCATATGATAATATTTTCTGGCACTACGTTACTCTATGATTGATCCCTGGCACTTTTGGCAACAATGAAGACGCTGTCTGGCATCTTGTCTCGTTTATTTTTCACGTACACACCTTTGTTGTACAACAAACATACTGATAACATTACAGAATACAAAAACAGCCAAGCCGTCACAAATCCAGTCAGTCAGGTTATAGCTATTGAGGTTAGAAGGTAGATGTACAATTCAGGATGCTTAACAAAAGACAGTTAACAAATACGTAGGTATTAATCATCACTTAAAATTAGCAAGTGAGAACATTAGAAGTGAGCATCAGCCCGGAGTGAAAACTTCAATTCATTTGTGCATTCTTCTTTTGtagcatgcaaaaaaaaaaaaaaaatgcaaccaTTTGTTGCATCCTTTAGAGGTGATATTTGtaagaaaagcagatttttgagtctcagtcACAACTAGTCAAATAATGACACTCTGGGTTTCCCAACTTGTCACACCTGATGTTTTGGGATGATAGCTGACCATTCCTACAATCCCAAAGACTCGAATATCAACTTTAAATatcaactcagtttaaattaGGAAgaaagttgtttaaaaaaaatgctacaaatgTGGCGTGTGGTTGCTTAATTCATAAAGTACACCATTCTAGTGTTATGAGAGGAAACCCTAACCCGTATCCATGAAATGAACAACACATGAAACCAATTCTTTGCTGTATCCCTGTGGTTACTGATCCTTTTTGTCTTCCGCACTCTGGAGATTCTGTGGATGAAGGAAAGGGTTAAAAACAGAATCACTCCAGTATCAGCCAGGTTTGATTTACAGTCAGTGGTTTTGTGATTTGGTATTAGCGTGCACACATAAAGTTCATCTATTGATGTGTGCATTTTACCTGGAGTTTATGGTGCTCCGTCAATAGTCTGTCATACTCGTGTGCCAGACCTTTGGCCTGCCTCTTCATGGCCTCCACTTCAGCATGAGACTTGTGCACagctaaacacaaacacattaatgccCCTTAAAATTAGGGCCGTAGAATTTAAGCTTGTCATGAACATATTAGCCTACTTTAAGAATGGTTCCTTGATTTTAGAGGATGTGACTTCAGATTATCCAGTATGAATGACATGATGATTACCCACCGTCCTCAGCAGCCTTCACTTGATTTGTCAGCTTTTCAACCTCCAGCTTCAGTTGCTGATTTTTTGCGAACATGGATTTTTCCTCGTCCAGGAGAGCCTGAACACAAATGATTCTCCTTCATTACTGACAACAGACTACACAcgacaaatacaaatactttaTATGAAAGGATAAGTTTAAAGATGCAAATTTAATTATCTTCTCAATGTGGATGGAAAGTCGTGGGAAGTGTGCAAACTGACAACTGGAAAATCCCAATTAGggcatccagagacttgagttGCATTGGACAAGCTGTACTGAGCCACTCTatgtttctttttacagttgtttttttcatgttttaaaaaaattagTGCctgtctacttcagttgtttagcaaaAGGCTGTTACACTGTTTAGCTGTGAGGTCAACACACTTTAAAAGGGGGACATTAgtcacaaacattttgaaaacacacaattatgTAATACAAATGGTGCAGGATAAACTACAGTagaagaaaagggaaggaaCAGGTTCAGGCTCACTTGTTTAAGCGTCAGGTTGTCTTCTTGGTGCTGCTTGGATGCTTTGACAGCATTGTCCATTTGCGCCTGAAGACCCGCTGTCGTCTCCAAGGTGACAGCAACCTGGTTTAGCAAGGTGACAACCCGACGCATGATACTGGGATGAGTTCACAGGACAGGAAAGATGAGAAATGGAAGataagacagagacagaaactcaGAAATGGAATTGTGAGTAAATGGACAGTTGCTTGAGAATTTGAAGTCCCAAAGACATGATTCTGTTATtctgaaagaaacaaatgacacaaacagccagaggaagagggagaagccGGAGATGTAGAGGTTCCTCTGGGATCTGAACAGCTTCATGTGGATGTGGTCGTATACAGTCGGGTTCACCTTGGCATCCTGCATGGGCTGAGGCCCCGAGTACTTCTGAACCTCACGGAGAGCATCTGAGAGTGGGTGAGGGCACAGAAATGTGACTGATGCTGAAGACATGCTGTCAGCGTACTCACTGGTATTTAATGTCTGTCTCTCACAGGTGATTGCTTACCAAGGAAAAGAACAATAAGAACCATGATCATGGTGAAGAAGCACTTGTTCCAATAAGGAGACAACCAGTTCCATATTCTCAAGTTGAAAACAGAGCGCCATCTACAGAGGAGGTTAAAAGGATGTGTGAGTGTCAGAAAGGACATGGACACACTCTGCTGGTGAGTTGTGTGAACTACTTTTGTCAATTTCCTTATTTACAATTGTGTGCACACACCCTTTTTCGATAGATTCAATGAATGAACTTTCGAGTTTTGTGTGTTGAGCTTCGGTACCTCTTTGCTGATATGAAGGGTATACACAAGATTAGGTTGACCGCAATCTCTGCATAGAGAAAGAAAGCCACAGCCGTCCACTGCAGAGTCATTGTGACTGGGATTTCCTGAGGAGATTAGCAGGTTTCATGAGCTCCATGCAAAGTAAAGAAAGTCAGTGAAGAGTAAGAGTGTAAGTGAAGTCATTCACTTTTTGCTTAATCAATTTTATACAGGATATACTGCAGTACTCTCCTACTCTTTTATACTGTAGAGTTACTTATTGAGCACACACATGCGTCTCTGTGGGCCTACTACAAGCCTTCTGTAGCAGGCATTCATAGCCCATTTTCTATTTATAGGCTTTTACCTCTAAGACTATTCCAACTCTTCAGCATAAGTATCGTCAGCTGTCCTTTTGTTTAAGAGCAGGAGGTGGCCAGTCTAGTCCGGGCGATTAATAAAGTTGTTGGCTTACCGGGCAAAGTTGAGCGATCAGCAGAAAGAGAAAGtccagacacacatacacacacacattcagtaacacacacactctcacaacaGCTGCTGGTGAGCATCTGAGAAGCTACAACCCCTAAATAACACCCTGCTGCTCAGTTGACATCACCAGTCGGCCCCTTTGGGTTTGTTAAacagcacattcacactgacaaaACTGAGCAAACGTGAGTTTTTAGTCTACTGAATGAGAACAtgatgagtttttttcttttttccagttgtgtgtttgtgtgtgtgtgtgtgtgtgtgtgtaagcatgtgTAGCTGTTGCCACGGTGCAAAGTAGTCATGGTACACAACACCCTGCCTCTATCCATCCAAACTTCCAAAAAAAGAGTCAGTATTTTTACTCGGACTATCTCTTTTGATATGTCGACCTCTCTGACTGGGCATTTTTCTTCACCGAAGACACCATGCAAAGGGCCACAAGGGGGCGGTGTTATCTAACCATCTTATCATAGCCTCTGCACACGGACAGCAAGAAGGAAGTCTTGTGTCTTTTGCAATTACTGCAGTAAATTCAATCCAAATATTCCCCATGTGTCATGGAGATATGCAGACAGCCAACAGCGTGGATAAAAGGCTCGGTTTACACACCAGCTGTCACTGACATGGCGGATATAGGCTTATTacaaaaagactggaaagggaggctcttttttgtgtttgtgccttttcAAAAAGGAACATAAACATCTTGGCTTCCTCGTAAACACATGAATTGCCCGGGTATTGCACATCAACAAAAGCCGCTGAGGGAATTCTCGAACGTGGCCTTCCGTACACTCTTCCTCCATTTAAATAATGAGTTTTCTTTTGCCGAATTCAGCTCCCaagaactgttctgtgtgttctgccCCTCTCCACCGCATTCAGCTCGCAGGAGTGTATTCACACGGGCTTCCTCTGTGAAAGAGACTGATAGCTGCTACCCTCTTTGACTGTGTGTCTTGGGAGTGCCGAGGAGCAAAATGTTTACAGCTGCGCCCTGTGATAGCTTTTTGAGTGTGGGCAAATGACTGTGGCAGAAGTGAATACACTTTGATTGCTCTCTTCTCCTCACCATCTCAGAGGTCGCAGCTCAGGAGACTGGAGAGTCATTACAGCAAAATGTCTGCAATAAGCAGATGGTCAGGCCGCGGTAATGGTGTGCATGATGGAGTGTCGCAACCCAAGAGCACCATcccttttatttattgtctttcCATATACACTGTATACATTTCTGTCATGGTAGGTAAAGTTAAGAACGTGAAAATGAATATGGGCTTTATAGATGCTTTCTTAACTGTTGTACAAGgttgttttctttaacatttcttttttttctttttcgatCCAAGTGAATTTGGTCAAGCATAAATTCCTGTCTGCTTTATAGACTAAACTGACTCGCCAGGTGAAAGCAGGGTAAAGCATAAGCTGACCAATATTTGTTCAAGGTCGGCAGGCCTTTGCTCAGTGATCTAAGGGATCTGTCCTCTGTGTCATCAGTGAGCGTATTAAAAACATAGCAAGGAGCTGAgcttttcaaatattttaaaaaacaatacgTGTATTTTAACTCGGTCAAGAGACCCAGTTAAGTTTTACAGGTCCTATGAGAGTTGCTGGTGTATATTTGTGTCTACACTTGGCTGTTTGTACCCAGAATACCTCCACAGAGAGGCATCTTCAAACCTGAGTCTCTCATGTATATCTCCTGATGAGCTCCTCACCCTGTCCCTGAGGGGTAGAACAGATGCCCTGCAAAGGAAACTCATATCAGCTGCTTGAATCCACAATCTCATCATTTCGGTCCGACCCATACGTTCAGCCATAGCTGAAGTTTGGGACATAAATCGACTCATAAATTGAGAGCTTTGCCCTCAGGCTCAGGTGCTTTTCTTCACTGTAATGGCGTGGCATTCTCAATGTAACCTTCATTTGTGAACAAGTCAGTCAGCTCAACCCATGCTGGCCCATGTGACCCAGCATGAGCTTCGAATTGGTCCCATATTTATCTCCCCATGTGAGTCACTAATAGTGTCAAGAGTGAACCCTCGGGCACCATAAGGGCGCCTTTTTCTGCTCACTTACCCTGGATCTCTATTGGCATAATTGCCTATGGTTGGTTACCATGTGGATGAAACATGGTGTTAGAGGTACTGATGTTAATGGAAATGCAGGTCACAGAGTCACAGGTCGCCTCGTAACATACTAGAGGTCAAGTGTTGAGACAACCACCCACCTACCAACAAGATCTGTCCCTGATGCTACAGCACTATTGAAGAGATCCAGCAGCCCAATAAAATACAGGGCACAGAATCCCACTAACTCCACGAACTTTGCATAAGTAAAAGTCGGTTGGTCTTAAATGTTCCTACAAGGTGCAATTTTCTGCCAACTTTATCACCTAAACTCAGTATTTTCCGACCTCTACTGAACAGTGCCTGACCAAAGCCCGACCTCACCTCCCTGAGACATCTTGACTCTGACCTTACCaacagctttttgtttctcttttgttttctgacatgtttgtaCTTTTGTCAGAAGACTTCACCATCTCCAGCCTGATCCTCTACCGGTTTGTGAGAAAAGGGCCTGGGCCACAAAAGCTGAATAATGAAGCCTCACTGATCAGATCAGCCAGGCCATTACCCCAAATCACCCAACGTTTTCCAGCAAAGACTCATTAAGTGTCAAAATGTCCAGTTATCGCAAACCTACAGCCTCTACCAAGTCCGGAGACACCaagttacattttttgcagaTCTGAAGCTCaaagcccaaaatcacaaatcaagGCTAAGGAAACCAGACCATCATCTCCCTGGACAATGCAGGGTGACTTACTTTATATTTGGTCTTTTTGAGAGAACAGAGAGTAAATTTCTCTTTGACTGGAAACTTGCCTGCAAACAAATTTACAAGAACCCACCTagcacagaaacactgtaaatcatttCTCGGTGGTACAagattttaaaagcagcagtgcTGCTACATCTGCTGCAATACCTTTCCTTGACTGTTGGTTGCAAATGCCAAGATAGTGCAGGTGGGTCTGAGGTCAGAAACTTTTGTAGGACTTTACCTGCTAAATCCTAAATGCACAGACCAGACATGAAGTTTTGTCATGCTCTTAGCTCTGCATCATGGGAATAACCTTGGTTTCAGGAACTTtacaaacattaaatacaacagaagaaCTAAAAATAGAAGACTCAGATTATGCATCTGAATTAAAGCTCATCAGGAAGGACTACAAATCCACATAGGTTAGTGTCTTCACAGTCTAGTTCTTCAGggaatattatttatttatttactatgatgtgatgctgctgctacatATGCTAAGTTTCAGTTAGCATCACACTAACTATCTCGCTACAGGATctctgatattattattatttaaaagttaaaaagtcagaTGAAATTACTAATGGACATTACACAaaactactgctactactgctcAGTAAACTACATTGTCGAGAGTAAACGcacatcaccaacaccaacatgtcCACCAACTTGGCACAGAAAAGATACTACAAAAGGATGAAAATCATAACAAATCTAGTCTTGTAGTCTTGACAATGGCAGTAATGTGAAAGCTAAGCTAGTCAATTCTGTGCGCTAGCTAATAATCAGGATCAGGTCTACAATGTTTAAGTCATGGGATTTGGTGACCGTTAACTACCATACATAGTTTTTCGGAATTAAGTTCCCATGGAGCAAACCAGAGGGGCTTGACTTCAGTGCTCTCTGGTAGAAGGACGTATGTTAAGGCATATTTGTAGTGCAATTTCATGTTAGTTAATGGCCCACATAAAATATATGTAGATAAGCTATATCTGTGATGCACTAATATCAGTCATTAGTCACTtaagacttgacttggactAAAGAGAGAGTGATAATGACTTATCTCTGGTATGAGCCTTAATCTAAATGAAAGACATGAGAGACCATGaacatctctgtttgtcttgtcaGGTATTTATTGTGGTAGCAAAACAAATCCTTAAACATTTCCATCTGGTTACTTTATCTGTTTGAAAAGGATCATGTAATGAATTCAACATGTGTAAATTTCTCTAGttaacatttacaacatcaaatcatttctttaaagaaaaagtaCCCAGTCAGCCAGCAGTGAAACAATTCTCTTTGAACCAGTGTTTCAAACTTCAATAAGCTACATTAAACTATAGCCACATATAGAACAGACCATTAATCATGTTTCGTTTGAATGCTTATGTAAAGTATCTCATTAGATGTGGAGGATATGACTTTGATACTGAGGCTGCTGAGTCCACACTTAGAATCAACCTACTTGCAGTGGGTGTAACTGTACaaacaatgtctcctgtttaGATTATGATATATGGGCATATCTGGCATATTAATAACTCTGTTTGTTGAATAAGAGAATGAGGCCAGATAATGAATTCACAGTATATTAGCAATTGCTGTGCTGTATAGACTGTTTCCCAGCAACGCTATTTCAAGATGAGGAGTTGAGGGGGAGTTGTTGTGCGGTTAACTGTGCGAATCACAAAAAATGATGGGTGGAAAATGTTCAATATCAAAGAGGTTAACATTTATATCAGCACAGAGTGCATACTTCTGTGCGTCTAGGGATATGGTCAGATCCCTGCTTCACAATGCGGAGGAACAGCACCTTGTTTATGATGAAGCAGcatactgtttcactgtgtaTCTAAGGTTAAGGTTGGGGAAAAGTTTGTTTGTACTTAGCTGATCCATATACAGCAAGAGATATGTCAGATTTTATAGAGGCAGATTGAAAActttggatggaggatgaatCAGCTGTCTGTATGTGGTGTGCCAGAAACGAATGAAGTGATGatacatgtcaaataaaaatgtctgctgtaaTATTAACTAGAGGAGGCCAGTAAATCATTTAATAATATTGATTATATATTTTATctatatagcacttttcatgATACTCAAAGACACTATAGGAGGTCATAGGTTGTATGTTGCAATCAAGAACACTGCCTGAAACAGTAGTTAGCAAGTTTCTTTGAAATTGACCTAATAACTGAAAGTGAAATGATTCAATCTGCTGAATGTTAAATCAGGTTTCTACCAAGTGCGATGTGAAGATTCAACTTGCTGTTGGCAGCACAACGGAATTTTAAGTATGGAGCGTGGTGGTTTTGTGAGGGGTTTGGTTGTCATAGAGGCTGTTCACATTTGGTATAAACATCAGTTCCCGAGTGATCggatcacaagtggacagctccaCTCAACTGACATCCTCTTTGTGAAGCAGCAAGaagaagcaacaacaacaacagacaatggATTACACGCTGTCTGATCTCCAATTGGATCACTGATTAACTGTTTGGACTCTCTTAACCTGCCATTGTTCACAGCAGATGCCTGTGAGCACATTCTGTTTCAACTAACCTTTGAACTAGTGGCTGTATTATCCCCCGACTCCCTTACAAAATCGCTTAAATTTAAAAGTTGTTGAGTGAGGAATGACTTTAATAACTTTGCATAACTGTGCCAtgacaaattcaaaatgattcATGCCTTCCTGTAAATTTGGCTTTAAATGGCACtacattgtgttgtttctttccttgtaaacTGTGTTAGTTTGTTACAGAATCTCTGTACCACCAcatctgcttcagtgttttaaGAGCGTCATACCTCCCTTCATTTAGCAGCTGGTCATTTCCACTAAATTCATGAAAAAGAcaccattttgttttaactggATCCAGTGTAGGCAACTTATTTGACACCCAAGGATAAAATACCCAGACTTTGTAAGTTATGGAATCAGGATGAACTTTATAAATGTTGTAGAATGCTGTTAACAACAAATTCTTCATGATGTGGGCACTCTTGTTAATACAGCAAGTGCTATACATGaagatttttatttgtgtaaaaaaacaaacaaacatcgtattttgtgtttatttgcatattgtATGAGGAAGAGAGGATCCAAACACAAGTGGCCACTCAACACACATATGGAGATGCATTTTAATGCCAGATGTGAACTGACGTGCTGTCTACACATATTGATAAGAAACATGAACAGCCTCACACTTAACTCCTTCTATACGCAGGCTAGTATCTTGTTAAATTGTCAGCTAGTGTTCATCTTTTGCGACGATTGTTCAACCATAATGGGTTTCAAGACCATCCAAGCCTGACATTGCTATGCAAAAAATGAATGGGACATTTACTTTTGGAGCTCTGGAAACTCACAATTACCTCTGCTAGTTTGCAGTTCTATTGTGACATGAGGACTCTTGGAGGAAAATGGAATCCATTTCAAATATAATAGTCTATTTTGGCTTTAGTGAATACAAATGCTCACCATGTAGTGTCAGACTCCAGCTGCCAGTCTGTGTTGGTGAGCTCTGTTGTGATGGCCCCAttcatatctttttttcatgtggagAGAAGAGTGGTGGTATAATCACCAGACAGTAGTCATCACTGTGAGGGGAGCTGGAGGGCAGCAATCTTCTCTCTGCCGTCTGTGCCCCTCGCACACGCAGTGGTTGACACTCTGTCACTGCCTGATAAAACAATTCGACTGACACGCGGCTGCACGCGCATACTGTAGGGGCATAGCTGCACATGCTGCAGTAGGCACCTACAAAatacaggacacacacattgCGGAATAGATGCatggacaaacacagacactgactagcaggcacacacatacacatacacagacacacacacagacacacacacatacacacacacacaggagcaggcATGCAGCCATTTCGGCACAAAACTTCTGACTTCTTTTCGTCCTTAACATTTTTGGTTTAGAGCGATAAGAATATGCTAGTCGGTCCTTTTGTCTGAGCCACATTTCTGAATAGGATGATTAAGATTTTCACAGAACAACGGCATATTTTGTCGAATGTAAAATTCTTACTGGAAGCATGCATGATGTGATGAGCAGTTCTTGTGCTGTGGCCAATTTGTCTTCATATGAAATCCATGATTGCGTTATAATACCTCATTATTTCACTACTTAAGGATGGATTTGAAGATGATTGTCCCTGTTTACCCCCCAGGATTCTTTTGTTCTCAGGTATAGAACAAAAGTGGATAATAAAGGAGTGCACTTTGTGTGTCATTAAACATCTGCTCTCTACTGATAGCCACAGAGAACCACATTATACACAGCATCGATTTAAAGGCAGACTggtctgttatttttttccaatacCAGACAATGATGTTGGTAAGGTCATAGCAGGTAGAGGTTATACGCCATtgtatctgtctgcctttcGATTCCTTGTTTCCATTGGAGGCTAAGCCTTTCTTGTACAGAGATTATAGGTTGTATATCAGAGTCATATGTCTTCCAACTCTATAAAGTGTCCTTCCATCTCTCGAAATGTGGCTTAGTGAGagtaacatttggaaaatgaCCACAACGAGCAATTTGTCAAGCTGTGCTGACTGGTGTGCTCaattcagtttcttcttctctacGATAGCAGAATTACGGCTGAGTGTTCGCTGACCTAATCCAATAGAGGCTCCATACGGACGGAGTAATGTGATTTCCCAGGCTTTtattctgtgtctgcagctggaTAGAGAGGGGCCCCGAAGAGATGGCATCTGAATTGGGGACGGCTGCCTAAGAGAAGCAGCCCTGGGcgagggagaggacaggacaTAATGTATGTGACTGGGACTGCAGCCATGACACAGAGCATAGGGGTGAAGGAAAAGGACACGCCAGGGTCAAGTGATTCTAATAAGGCTCACAGTGAAGCATCAGTTCACCTCTGCTATTGACTACCAGTGTATtgacctatttttttctcttcaggtcACCTGAGGTTAGAGGTGTATAGCAGTGGCCTGCTAACCTATCCGATATGCTAATTAGTTGACCTTGAGAGATTTGCTGCAAATGTCACGTCAATAAAACTGGTCCTACATTGACTAAAGACATGAAACTACTGGAACTCAATATAGTAGCATTTCATAACAATAAAGGTAGATGACACGTTCTTCAGTTAAATGCAGAGTTTTAAGACTAAATAATGCTTGAATCTCACAATGTTGTGTTTCCAGAAGTAAAACGACAAAGAAAACTCACGACAATGCTTTTGTGTAAATTAGCCTCTAGTAACAGGGCATGTTCGTGGATGTCGCATTGCTTTTAGGATTCATTAATCTATATTTTTGCTAGtctatttattttgtcatatttaagCAATGTGTCCCTGTAATAGAAAGATAAGCATGATTATGTGAATACTTCTTTGCCTTTTGCTTAACGCAGCTTTagaattaaattatattttaattatattatatatcaataattcatattcatttcatttacattttcattatagATTGAGATAGCAGATCATTGCCCAATTTCCACTTTTACAATATACCCCAATGCACTAGATAATATTGGGTACCTTGTATTTAAGCTGAATATTTCAAATGCATCCTGGAGCACAATTTGTACAGCTATGTGACAGAGTGCACttacaaataaaagtgaatCTGCTCCGATTTTGGATCTGTTAGTTGTGGCCCGGCTCCAGGCCCGCATTTAA
This sequence is a window from Acanthopagrus latus isolate v.2019 chromosome 8, fAcaLat1.1, whole genome shotgun sequence. Protein-coding genes within it:
- the LOC119025176 gene encoding B-cell receptor-associated protein 29-like, with translation MTLQWTAVAFFLYAEIAVNLILCIPFISAKRWRSVFNLRIWNWLSPYWNKCFFTMIMVLIVLFLDALREVQKYSGPQPMQDAKVNPTVYDHIHMKLFRSQRNLYISGFSLFLWLIMRRVVTLLNQVAVTLETTAGLQAQMDNAVKASKQHQEDNLTLKQALLDEEKSMFAKNQQLKLEVEKLTNQVKAAEDAVHKSHAEVEAMKRQAKGLAHEYDRLLTEHHKLQNLQSAEDKKDQ